The window TAACAATGGATATAAGATACAGAAATAAATCCAACTACATTAAAGCGGCTTTAATAATTCCATTTAGTTTTGTTATTTGTTACTTTTCTTTTATAACATTTGACTTTGCTCAAAAAGAATACCCAACCCATGTACAAAATATAAATGATGCTGTTGTCAGTGTAGCAGAATGGATTTCAGTCAACTGTCCAGGCAATGCAGTGGTAGCCGCAGTTCCTATCGGAGGCATAAAACTTTATTCCAACAGAACGACAATAGATATAGACGGGCTTACAACTCACTACATGATGGGCCGCTCTCCAGGGAATAAAAGCGATTTTAGGTACTGGATAAATCTTCTTGAATACATGAAAAGAAGAAGGTCAGACTATATAGTCTATTTTAGAAGCAGCTTCATAAATGAGGCTCCATTCCCATTTTTTAAGCTCCTCCATTCGTTTCCCATTCCCAATAATATAATAGTTCCATCTTCTCCGGTTGATGTTTACATGGTTGACTGGGCCTACTATAATAAAATAATGTCAAACATTATGGAACGGACAGCTAATTGAATTTATTTGAGGAGGGATGAAGTCTGGAGATTGCGTTGAAAGATTACGTGAAAAAAGTATTATCTCTTTCTTCTGATAAGGATTATTTTTTTTTCAATTTTGTCGCTCTTTTCTCAGGGTTTGCTTTCGGCGTTTATACTTTTCTTTTTTTAGTGTATTTCTTCCCAATTAAATTTAATCAACCTGTAAATGATTTAGGAATAATCGGGCTTACAAATCTTTATGGATATTCAAAACAGATGGAAATCTTTTATTATTTTTCCTCTTTGGTTGTTATAACCGCTGCAGGTGTTATGGCATGGTTTGCGTGGATTATCTATTCTGCCATCTTGGCAAAATATTTTGCCGTATCAGTTGAAAAAGCCTGCCGTTTTTCCTCTTTTGATTTTACGCCCTCAATCGTATCTTTATTGCTGATGCTTGTTTATAAACCGGCTTTTAACATTTCTTTGATTTTCCTTTTGGTTATTATTGCGGCTATAAAGGCTTCCAACCTTTTTATACTCAAGAGAAAATGATAACCAAGCCCCGCAGATTATTTAATAGTATTGGCATGGAAAAGATCTGGCTGATTGTGGATTATCTCATATTGCCGGCTGCTGTTTTTCTGCTCAATCCTACATCTTTCTGGAATTTTATAGTTCCCTGGGATGAGGGGCAGTATTCAGCTGCAGTCAATGAACTAATGAGGGGAAAGACACTCTATAAGGATGTATGGATTCTCTATCCTCCTTTACAGATATATCCTCTCTATTTTGTTTTTAAGATATTTGGTCCCACGCTCTTAAACCAGAGGATTTATTTTGACGTGCTTGGCGGCATTGGAAGGGTTCTTGGTTATTTTACTGCGAGGTCCCTTTTAAGAAACAGATTTTTTGTGATATTTGCCTCGGTGCTTCTTCTTTCCAATTATGAACTTAGCAAAATTAGGGTCGCTCCCGGCCTGATCGCAATTATTATGCTTTTCAAATTTCTGGAAAATAAAAATTATTACTGGCTATTCTCTTCGGGATTGCTGTTGGGTTCCCTTTTCGTATTTTCACAGGAAACCAGCCTGAGCGGAATGATTTCGGCAGTTGCGGCACTTACAATATTCTCGGTTAATAAAAAAATATGGCGGAAGGAACTGTTGAGATACCTGATAGTCATATCTGCAGGGTTTATTATAGTTCCTGCGCTTTTTACTTTGTATTTCTATTTCGCAGGGGCATTGAAAGAGTTTTTTGATGTGATGATAAAATATCCTGTGTATGTCACATCCGGTTACACAGGTCTTGCTTTCCCGGTACCTCCAATATTTACATATTCATACTCATTTAAAGATTTGTTTTTTTTATTGACTGACAACATATCGCTTTTTTATATTCCTGTTGGAATATATTTAATGACATTTATTTACCTCTGTGTGAGCTGGATACAGAGAAAGACATCTGTTGAAAAGATAAAGATATTTTCTTTTTTAATATTTGGAGTTTTTCTTTTCAGGTCTGCGCTTGGAAGATCGGATTTGCATCATCTCCTGTATTCGATATCGCCCGCCATTTTTATAGCAGTTTTTTTTATTGAGAAGGTTTTTCTGAGAATAAAAGAGTGTTTTAATGAAAAGCATTTTAAATTTGTTACAAAAGTTGAAACCATATTTATGATTTGTTTGCTGACTACGTCAGTGTTTTATCTAAGTTATGTTTTCAATCTTGCAAACTTTTTCAAAGAGACCAGATTAGTAACAGTTTTAAAAGATAAATCCTTTGGGAGCGAAGAAGATGTGTCAGTACTTAACCTTGTAAGGGGAGGTGGTTTGAAAACCGGAAATGCGCAGGCAAGGCATTTTGAGAAAGTGATTTCTTATATGACGTATAGCATAGATTATAATGAGCCGGTTTTTATAATTCCTCAGCAGGCAATATATTATTTTCTGGCTGACAGGATAAACCCAACCAAGTACTGCATGAGCATATTCGCAATTACGCATCAAATGAGAGAAGAGGTTATAAACGATCTCAAAAAATATTCTGTTAAAAAGATTGTATATGAACTTGACCAGGAGATTGATGGTATATCAGGCGAAGAGTACAGTCCTGAATTAAGCAGGTATATCTTTGAGAACTATGGGTTGGAAAAACAGGTTGATAACACGCTTTTCCTGCGTTCTTTGAGTATTGATGAAAAAAACAATCCGCTTAAACCACTTGTTTCGTTGTTTCTGATAAGGGGAAATGCCCTGGAAAGAGAGGGCCCGCTTTATGTTGAGCTCTATAACGATGAGGTGAAAAAGCTGCAAGGACTTTTACAGGAATTTCCGGAAAACACCAATTATCATAACTATATGGGAGTCCTTTATGCTATTGGAAAAGATTTTAACAGGGCAAGAAATGAATGGCTTGAGTGCATCAAAATTGATCCAAACTGTAATGTTGCTATAACTAATCTTAAAAACCTGGAGCAGACTGCCCGCTGAAATTTGTCAAAGATTTTCTGAGCTTTTTATGCCAGGTTTCTTTTAAGGTGGTATTTTGTCAGATAAAAATAAAAATAAATTTCGAATATTAATCTGTGTGGTGTTTATCTTTCTTGCTTCATTTCTGCTTTTTTCTGATGCTTTTATTAATTCAAAAATAATTGCTCCTTCTGACTATATTTTCACAATGCCTCCGTGGGATTCTTCCATGCCTGCGAATTTCCAGAGACCATCAAATTATCTCCTATTTGACGCTGTCTCCCAGTTTATACCGTGGCATTACTATTCTGCCAAAAGAATTTTTGAGGGGCAGGTTCCCCTATGGAACCCCTATTCATTCTGCGGCTCTCCATTTCTTGCAAACTATCAGTCTGCAGTATTGTACCCTCTGAACCTTGTTTTTTACATACTTTCTCCGTTTTTTAAGTTCCCTTCATTTTTAAATTATATTTATCTTTTTAAACTAAGTCTTTCAGGAATATTTACATTCTTTTTTTTCTTGCGGTTAAAAGGCGGGAAAGCAGGGGCTCTTGTAGCTGCACTTTCATTCATGTTCAGCGGCTTCCAGATGTTCTGCCTCGAGCATCCGCATACAAATGCAACTTTGCTGCTTCCTTTACTTTTGACTTTTGTTGCAGTTTGTTTTGAAAGTGGGGAAAAATATTCTTTTCCTGTTTTATCTCTCTCATTCGGGATGCTCTTTCTGGCAGGACATATCGAAACTGAAACTATAGTGATGTTTTTTGTAACTCTTTATTTTCTGTATAGCCTCTTTACAAAATGCGAACCTGCAAAAAGGGTAATCAAATCTGTTCAGTATGGGATTTCTCTTTTAGCAGGGGTTTTGATTGCAGCGCCTGCGCTCTTCCCCTTTATGGAATATGTTCAGAATAGCTCTGCACTCAAGCTTCGTGAGGCAGGTCATACAGCAGGAAACTTTTTTGAGCTCAGCTCGCTCACAGCACTTTTTGTACCTGACTTTTACGGCAATCCGGTTTACGGTAATGAATGGTCTAACTTGGCGGGCGTTAAAGGATTATATAATGCCAATTGCGGGGCATACATTGGGGCAGCCGGGATTATGCTTGCCTTACTGTGCGTATTGAGCAGATGGAAAGAAAGGGATATAAAGTTTTTCTCTTTAAGCTGCTTGGGAGCTTTATGCATTGCATATAATTTTCCATTCCTTTCTTATGTTTATAGATTTACACCTGTCTTGTCATTTATGAGTCAAGGGAATCAGGTTATAGTATACTGCTTTTCAGCTTCAGTTCTTGCCGGTATGGGGACTGAGTTCTTTATTAATAAAAAGGTGGGCAGGAAACTAATGCTTTTATTGGCTTCGTTTACGCTCATAATTGTTTCATGTCTTTATCTCTGGTACAGAATTTCAGTACCAGATGGTGTTGATACTGGTACGGGCTGGCAGATACTGGTGTTTTGTTTTTTTGCCTTTTCTGCAATTGCCATTTCCTTCTTTTTCACAAAGGTTAACACGAAGCGGTATGTCCCTGCGCTTTGTATCGTTGTGGTCATACTTTTTAATCAGATTTATATATGGAAAGGTTTTCACCCTTCGATAGATAAAAAATTATTTTATCCTACTTCCGGAGGGATATCATTCATAAATCAGAAGACAGGTTTTGAAAGGGTGGCTCCTGTTGGTGACATCCTACTCCCTAATTCTTCCTTGATTTACGGCATCAGAGATATCAGGGGATATGATGCGCTAAGCCCGAAAGTTTATGAGGAGCTATATAACGGAGTAAATCTTCAAAATAGTTTTTTGTTGTTTCTTGGAAACATTCCTAACTTTTTGCAGGAAATGGGAGTTAAGTTTCTTCTTATACCTCCATCTTTTTTCATTAGGGATGATGCAGGTGTATTTACCTCCAAGTACGACAAGGAGATGAAAATATATGAATTCAACAGTGCAAGAGGGAGGGTTCGTTTTGTTTCTCAGATTGACAGGAAATCAATGGACGAACAAAATGGATCGGCTGAATTTATTTCCGAATTGCCGGAAAAGATAGAGATTTCTTCAACATCTACGAAAGAAGGTTATGTCATATTGAGTGACCTCTATTACCCGGGATGGAAAGCTTTAGTAGATAATATTCCGGCTGAGATATTAAAAACCAATGGTGCATTCAGGGGAATAAAAGTTGGTCCCGGGAAGCACACTATTTTCTTAATATATGATCCTCCTCTGTTCAGGCTGGCAGCTTTTCTCTCGCTTTCAGTCATTATAGTAATGATGGGTTTTATATTTTGTTCCAGCCAAAATGTTCCCGGTGAAAGATCAATAGATTTGAGGAGTAAAATTTCCAGTGTTTCAGGCACGGGGTTTGCTGTTTACCATATAGCAATATCTATTTGCTGTTTCTGTTCAGCCTTTACTGTCATTCTTATTTTAGGATTGTCTGACATATTAAATTTTAAACCATTATCTGCTGAAAGCGAGATCATAAACTTGGTGACTCTTAATAGTTATCTAAAGGGGAAGGACATTTCTTTCTATATTATGAGTATAATTCTTACTGTTATATTTTTGATTTGTGGCTGGCTGGTATGGATTAAACAATGCAGTGTAATGGAAAGGAAATACAGCATCGCATTTCAGTCTGCCCTCATTTACGATGCCATTTCTTATCTTGCTTTCCCAGCCGGACTTATATTTTTTCTGCTTAATCCCGGTTTTTCCCTTCATAGCCTTTTGATAATTGTCTTCGGGTTTTATGGACTTAAGCTCATAACTCATTGCCTGCTTTCTGCTTACTCCGCCCGGCGTA is drawn from Candidatus Schekmanbacteria bacterium and contains these coding sequences:
- a CDS encoding YfhO family protein is translated as MSDKNKNKFRILICVVFIFLASFLLFSDAFINSKIIAPSDYIFTMPPWDSSMPANFQRPSNYLLFDAVSQFIPWHYYSAKRIFEGQVPLWNPYSFCGSPFLANYQSAVLYPLNLVFYILSPFFKFPSFLNYIYLFKLSLSGIFTFFFFLRLKGGKAGALVAALSFMFSGFQMFCLEHPHTNATLLLPLLLTFVAVCFESGEKYSFPVLSLSFGMLFLAGHIETETIVMFFVTLYFLYSLFTKCEPAKRVIKSVQYGISLLAGVLIAAPALFPFMEYVQNSSALKLREAGHTAGNFFELSSLTALFVPDFYGNPVYGNEWSNLAGVKGLYNANCGAYIGAAGIMLALLCVLSRWKERDIKFFSLSCLGALCIAYNFPFLSYVYRFTPVLSFMSQGNQVIVYCFSASVLAGMGTEFFINKKVGRKLMLLLASFTLIIVSCLYLWYRISVPDGVDTGTGWQILVFCFFAFSAIAISFFFTKVNTKRYVPALCIVVVILFNQIYIWKGFHPSIDKKLFYPTSGGISFINQKTGFERVAPVGDILLPNSSLIYGIRDIRGYDALSPKVYEELYNGVNLQNSFLLFLGNIPNFLQEMGVKFLLIPPSFFIRDDAGVFTSKYDKEMKIYEFNSARGRVRFVSQIDRKSMDEQNGSAEFISELPEKIEISSTSTKEGYVILSDLYYPGWKALVDNIPAEILKTNGAFRGIKVGPGKHTIFLIYDPPLFRLAAFLSLSVIIVMMGFIFCSSQNVPGERSIDLRSKISSVSGTGFAVYHIAISICCFCSAFTVILILGLSDILNFKPLSAESEIINLVTLNSYLKGKDISFYIMSIILTVIFLICGWLVWIKQCSVMERKYSIAFQSALIYDAISYLAFPAGLIFFLLNPGFSLHSLLIIVFGFYGLKLITHCLLSAYSARRKNERD